Part of the Paracoccus sp. S3-43 genome, CGGGCGCGAATAACGATATGGGCGATCTTGTCGGGGCTGATTTGCAGCATGGCATGGCTCCTTGACTGGCGCTGACTGTCGCGCCCTTTGACGCGCGGGTCAATCGGCCGTCGTCATCCGCTGCGGCCGAACAGCCGCTCGATATCCGACAGCCGCAGCTTGACCCAGGTCGGGCGGCCGTGGTTGCACTGGCCGGATTTCGGCGTGCGCTCCATGTCGCGCAGCAGGGCGTTCATTTCCTCGGCCGTCATGCGGCGGCCCGACCGGACCGAGCCATGACAGGCCATGCTGGACAGGACCGCGTCGATCCGCCCGCGCAGCCGGTCCGACGCCCCCTGGTCGGCCAGATCGTCCAGGATGTCGCGGATCAGCGCGGCGCTATCCAGCCTTGCCAGCATGGCCGGCGTCTCGCGCACGGCGACGGCGCCGCCGCCGAAGGGTTCGATCACCAGGCCCAGGTTCGCCAGATCGTCGGCGATGGCCAGGATGCGGGCGGCGTCGGCGGGGGGCAGGTCGACGATCTCGGGGATCAGCAGCGCCTGCCGGACGATGCCGCCGGCCGCCTGCGCCTTCAGCCGTTCATAGACCAGCCGCTCATGCGCCGCGTGCTGATCGACGATGACCAGCCCGTCCCCGGTCTGGGCGATGATATAGTTTTCATGGATCTGCGCCCGCGCCGCGCCAAGGGGGGCGTCGATGGGCGCGGCCAGCGGTTCCTCGGCGCGGGCTGAGGGCGCCTCGGCAAAGCCCGGCGAAAGGTCGGTCATGGGGGCCTGCAAATCCAGGCTGGCGCGGATCGCCGGGGCCGAGGGGCGGTAATCCATCTGATAGGCGCGCCGCGACGCGGGTTCGGCGGTAAAGGCCGCCAGCGTCGCATCGCCCAGCGTCGAGGACGCGCGATGCCCCGCCCCCGCCAGCCCGTGCCGCAGCGCGCTGACCACCAGCCCGCGCGCGGCCTGCGGGTCGCGGAACCGCACCTCGGCCTTGGCGGGGTGGACGTTCACATCGACACGCTGCGGATCGCAGGACAGATACAGCACCGCCGCCGGATGCCGCCCGGATGCCAGCACGTCCATATATCCCGCCCGCAAGGCCCCGGTCAGCAGCTTGTCGCGCACCGGACGGCCGTTGACATAGACATGCTGCGCCACCGCCGCACCGCGCGAATAGGTGGGCAGGGCGGCAAAGCCGGTCAGGCCGATCTCGTCGCGCCGGGCGTCCAGGGCGATCGCGTTGTCGATGAAATCGCGGCCCATGACGCGGGACAGCCGGGCATGGAAGGCGTCGAACAGATCGCCCTGTTCGGCATCGGTGCGAAAGATTTCCTTCCCGTCGGCGGTCAGGGTGAAGCCGACATGCGGCTCGGCCATGGCCAGGCGGCGGACGCATTCGGCCACCGCCATGGTCTCGGCCCGGTCGCCGCGCAGGAATTTCAGCCGCGCGGGGGTGGCGAAGAACAGGTCGCGCAGTTCGACAACGGTGCCGGGATTGGCGGCGGCCGGGCGCGGCGGCGTCACCTTGCCGCCGCTGACCGCGATCATCGCCCCGTCCGCCCCCCGCACCCGCGAGGTGATCGTCAGCCGCCCCACCGCGCCCAGCGACGGCAGCGCCTCGCCCCGGAAGCCGAAGCTGCGGATGGCCAGCAGGTCGCTGCCGTCGATCTTGCTGGTGGCGTGGCGCGACAGGGCCAGCGGCAGATCCTCGGGCAGCATCCCGCAGCCGTCGTCGCAGACCCGGATCAGCCGCTTGCCGCCGTCCTCGATGGCGATGTCGATGCGCGTGGCCCCGGCATCCAGAGCGTTCTCCACCAGTTCCTTGACCGCCGAGGCCGGACGCTCCACCACCTCGCCCGCCGCGATGCGGTTGGCGGTGGCCTCGTCCAACTGCCGGATGACGGGCCGGATATGGGGGGCGTGACTGTTCATGCCCCCAAATCTAGCAGGGGAAGGAGAGGGTGGAAAGCGATTCCCGCTTTTCACTTTGGCCCAAACCTGCGCGGCATCGTGCATGACCGGCGGCTGATGCGAGAGGCGCAGGTCAATCTCGCGATCCGCGGGTTCATCGGTTACGGGCTTCACGAGGCGCTGCCGGACCATTCCTCCTTGACGCGCATCCGGCAGCGTTGGGGCGAGGCGGTGTTCCGCACCGTCTTCACCCGCGTCATGCAGCAGTGTCAGGCGACTGGACTGGTGACGGCCGAGACGGTGCATGTCGACGCCAGCCTGATCCGGGCCGATGCCAGCATGGACGCACTGGTCGCGCGCCATCTCGATGCGCTCGAGGATACCAACGACGCCGAGCGAGAGGCGCGCGCAAGCGGCAAGTTCAAGAAGCTCTGCCCAGCTCGGCAATGGTTGACCTTGCGGGCGTCATGGTCGATGTCGAGATCGTCACCGGCGAGGAGCACGACACGGGCCGGTTCGAGGAGCGCTTGAACGCCATCGAAAATGTCCTCGGTGGTTTCCCCGGGCCGGATCACGGCGGACAGGATCCCTGGCGTGGGCCGGGTTTACGCCGCCCTTGAAGACCGCCAGATCGACGCCGTCATCCCGCCTCTTCGTGCCCCCGCCGCAAGGGGGCGCAGGGCTTTCCGACCGAGCGGTTCACGTTCGATCCCCAGCATGATGGGGTCCGGTGTCCGACGAGGAGGCGGCTGACCGCGAGAAACGTCACCAAAGCCGGGCAATGGTGTCGTGCAGATCGTCGCGACTGCGCAGGCTGTCCTCTCAAGGCACAGTGCTTGCCGAAGGGCGCCCCTTCCCGCCGGGTGCATAGGGTGACAACCATGCGGCCATCCTGCGCGCCCGGCGCAAACGCTTGGCATCGGGCGAGGATGACCATGCGATCTACACCCGGCATCGCTGGCGCGTCGAAGGCGCGCACGGCACCGCCAAGACGCTCAACGGATTGGACAGAGCCATTCGACGCGGCCTCGACAACATGAAAATCCAGGCCCTGCTCACCGCCGTCGCCATGAACCTCAAGAAGCTAGCCGCTGCGGTCCTTCCCGTCGTCGGCCTGCCCTTCCAGGCCAGCGCCATGCGAGAGCCACAGGCAACCCTCTGATCGAGGTTCTTCAAACAGCCCCCACCGAACCTTTTCCCCGGCCCGTCTCACCCCCCGAGGATATTTGAACCAAGGCAAAGGGGGAGAAAGGGTGATTCCCGGTTGACGGGCGCGGCCGGTTCCATTAGGGACGCGCAAACGGAATTCCGGGCGCTGCCTCGCGGCGCCCTTTCACTTTGGGACGGCACCCCCGCCGGGACCGCCCGCATAGCAAAGACGAAGGATCAACACCATGTCGCGCGTCTGCGAACTGACCGGCAAAGGCCCGATGACCGGCAACAATGTCAGCCACGCCAACAACAAGACCCGTCGCCGGTTCCTGCCGAACCTGAACGAGGTCACGCTGCTGTCCGACAGGCTGGGCCGCGGCTATTCGCTGCGCATCTCGGCCGCGGCGCTGCGGTC contains:
- the mutL gene encoding DNA mismatch repair endonuclease MutL → MNSHAPHIRPVIRQLDEATANRIAAGEVVERPASAVKELVENALDAGATRIDIAIEDGGKRLIRVCDDGCGMLPEDLPLALSRHATSKIDGSDLLAIRSFGFRGEALPSLGAVGRLTITSRVRGADGAMIAVSGGKVTPPRPAAANPGTVVELRDLFFATPARLKFLRGDRAETMAVAECVRRLAMAEPHVGFTLTADGKEIFRTDAEQGDLFDAFHARLSRVMGRDFIDNAIALDARRDEIGLTGFAALPTYSRGAAVAQHVYVNGRPVRDKLLTGALRAGYMDVLASGRHPAAVLYLSCDPQRVDVNVHPAKAEVRFRDPQAARGLVVSALRHGLAGAGHRASSTLGDATLAAFTAEPASRRAYQMDYRPSAPAIRASLDLQAPMTDLSPGFAEAPSARAEEPLAAPIDAPLGAARAQIHENYIIAQTGDGLVIVDQHAAHERLVYERLKAQAAGGIVRQALLIPEIVDLPPADAARILAIADDLANLGLVIEPFGGGAVAVRETPAMLARLDSAALIRDILDDLADQGASDRLRGRIDAVLSSMACHGSVRSGRRMTAEEMNALLRDMERTPKSGQCNHGRPTWVKLRLSDIERLFGRSG
- the rpmB gene encoding 50S ribosomal protein L28; the protein is MSRVCELTGKGPMTGNNVSHANNKTRRRFLPNLNEVTLLSDRLGRGYSLRISAAALRSVDHRGGLDAFLAKAKDTELSDRALKIKREIAKADAPQA